Proteins encoded within one genomic window of Anaerolineae bacterium:
- a CDS encoding class I SAM-dependent RNA methyltransferase, translating to MKAEHFLHPPQVGEEHEVTLSNWAYGGEAIGRLPDGRVVFVPYAVPGEVVRVRLTEVRPRYARGEVVTILEPSPDRVPPRCPHFGRCGGCHYQHLSYAAQLTAKTGIVRDQLERLGGLHDVPLRPMVPAPQPWGYRNHVQFHLDGEGRLGFQAWRSHEVVPVEQCFLPVDAIRAVWPHLHIAPEAGVNRVHLRAGADGELMLLLRGPSPAPPPFEVDFPLSAVYLPEGDEAGLTVLSGHSYQVMEVKGRLFRVSASSFFQVNQAIAGVIVDHLLEHLPLTPETTLLEVYAGVGLFSAFLAPKVGRLLAVESSPSACADFEVNLDAFEHVELYEAPAEVALPYLLARDEYAQVVVVDPPRSGLLKEVLDALVAMQPEVLAYVSCDPATLARDARRLTRKGYRLKQITPFDMFPQTHHIETVSFWERMR from the coding sequence ATGAAAGCTGAGCATTTCCTGCATCCCCCCCAGGTGGGGGAGGAGCACGAGGTGACCCTTTCCAACTGGGCCTACGGCGGCGAGGCCATCGGTCGCCTGCCCGACGGGCGGGTGGTGTTCGTGCCTTACGCCGTGCCGGGTGAGGTGGTGCGCGTGCGGCTCACCGAGGTCAGGCCGCGCTACGCCCGGGGGGAGGTGGTGACCATCCTCGAGCCCTCCCCCGACCGGGTGCCTCCCCGCTGCCCGCATTTTGGCCGGTGCGGCGGATGCCACTACCAGCACCTTTCCTACGCGGCGCAGTTGACGGCCAAGACGGGTATCGTGCGCGACCAGTTGGAGCGCTTAGGGGGGCTGCACGATGTGCCTTTGCGCCCCATGGTGCCCGCGCCCCAACCCTGGGGGTATCGCAACCATGTGCAGTTTCACCTGGACGGAGAGGGGCGCCTGGGCTTTCAGGCCTGGCGCTCCCATGAGGTGGTCCCCGTCGAGCAGTGCTTCCTGCCGGTGGACGCCATCCGTGCCGTGTGGCCTCATCTGCACATCGCCCCCGAGGCCGGGGTGAACCGGGTGCACCTGCGCGCCGGTGCCGATGGTGAACTGATGCTTTTGCTGCGCGGCCCCTCCCCCGCGCCGCCGCCCTTTGAGGTGGACTTTCCCCTCTCGGCGGTGTACCTGCCCGAGGGGGACGAGGCCGGGCTGACCGTGCTGTCGGGCCATTCGTATCAGGTGATGGAGGTCAAAGGCCGCCTGTTCCGCGTCTCGGCGTCTTCCTTCTTCCAGGTCAACCAGGCCATCGCCGGGGTCATCGTGGACCACCTGCTTGAGCACCTGCCCCTGACTCCCGAGACCACTTTGCTGGAAGTGTATGCCGGGGTGGGGCTGTTCAGCGCCTTTCTGGCCCCCAAAGTGGGCCGCCTGCTGGCCGTGGAAAGTTCGCCCAGCGCCTGTGCCGACTTTGAGGTCAATCTGGACGCCTTCGAGCATGTAGAACTCTACGAAGCGCCGGCCGAGGTGGCCCTGCCGTACCTGCTGGCGCGGGACGAGTACGCCCAGGTGGTCGTGGTGGACCCGCCCCGCAGCGGGCTGCTTAAGGAGGTGCTGGACGCCCTCGTCGCCATGCAGCCTGAGGTGCTGGCCTATGTCTCCTGCGATCCGGCCACCCTGGCCCGCGACGCCCGTCGCCTGACCCGCAAGGGCTATCGCCTCAAGCAGATCACCCCCTTCGATATGTTCCCGCAGACTCATCACATCGAGACGGTGAGTTTTTGGGAGCGGATGCGGTGA
- a CDS encoding AAA family ATPase, whose translation MKPKELSPEALRRYCTPEALGFRTTEDLPNLSEPIGQPRAFRALHMGSAIQGPGYNVFVLGIPGSGRTSLVLNFLRQQAAQEPTPPDLAYVYNFAEPKRPHALRFPPGKAALFAEDMDRLIQTCRQEIPRAFQSETYRKERERLTEDLKQRQEAEFTRLQALVSKYNFALVQTPFGFLLVPAVEGRPLKPEEIEKLDPEKRAKLDELQKRLEEEVKKTIRKVRRMEQETRQAIEQLDRRTTAFVVEHLVEALQEKYRDIEGMSAYLDQVREDIVTNGQRFRQQAEQSGEGAEGAWDLWARRYKVNVIVDNSGLQGAPVVLEHHPSYTNLLGRIEHEVVMGATRTDHTLIRAGALHRAAGGYLVLPARDVLLLPYAWDGLKRALRESKVRIIELGSELGLLSTITLEPEPLPLNTKVVLIGTPLLYYLLQHYDEDFAKLFKVRAEFAVDMPRTPETEREYALFAKAVQQTHDLPPLEADAVARLIEYGARLAGDQEKLSTRFGPIADLIREAAYWASQNGHTTITAADIRRAEEEQVYRANYLEERFREMIHNGTLHIVTEGKATGQINGLSVILLGDYAFGRPTRITATAYPGRGEVVNIEQQAELSGPIHTKGVLILGGYLGQQYGHLGPLSLTARLTFEQSYEGVEGDSASAAELIALLSAIAQVPLRQDIAITSAIDQHGNIQAIGGVNEKIEGFFAVCRERGLTGTQGVIIPRANQRHLMLRDEVIDAVRQGKFHLWAVDTVDEAIALLTGMEPGQRGEDGTFPEGTFHHAVEQRLEAFAQLLRRGEEEDHRDDEAKTRPASKGTDSEGDGDGPPEPNPPHRSPDPKA comes from the coding sequence ATGAAGCCAAAGGAGCTTTCCCCCGAGGCCTTACGACGATATTGCACACCCGAGGCGTTGGGTTTCCGCACCACCGAGGACCTGCCGAACCTGAGCGAACCCATTGGCCAGCCGAGGGCCTTCCGGGCGCTGCACATGGGCAGCGCGATCCAGGGGCCCGGCTACAATGTGTTCGTCTTGGGCATCCCCGGGTCAGGACGCACTTCCCTGGTGCTAAATTTCCTGCGCCAACAAGCCGCCCAGGAACCCACGCCGCCCGACCTGGCCTATGTGTACAACTTCGCCGAGCCCAAGCGCCCCCACGCGTTGCGCTTTCCGCCCGGCAAAGCGGCCCTCTTCGCCGAGGATATGGATCGGCTCATCCAAACCTGTCGCCAGGAAATCCCCCGCGCCTTCCAGTCCGAAACATACCGCAAGGAACGCGAACGGCTGACCGAGGACCTGAAACAACGCCAGGAGGCCGAGTTCACGCGGCTGCAGGCACTAGTCTCCAAGTACAACTTCGCGCTGGTGCAAACCCCCTTCGGCTTCCTCCTGGTGCCGGCTGTGGAAGGACGGCCTCTCAAGCCCGAGGAAATCGAGAAACTGGACCCCGAAAAACGGGCCAAGTTGGACGAACTGCAGAAGCGTCTCGAAGAAGAAGTCAAGAAAACCATCCGCAAGGTGCGGCGCATGGAGCAGGAGACCCGTCAGGCCATTGAGCAACTGGACCGCCGCACCACGGCCTTCGTGGTCGAGCACCTGGTCGAGGCCCTGCAGGAGAAATACCGCGACATCGAAGGCATGAGCGCCTATCTAGACCAGGTGCGTGAGGACATCGTGACCAACGGCCAGCGCTTCCGCCAACAGGCCGAGCAATCCGGTGAGGGTGCCGAGGGAGCCTGGGACCTCTGGGCGCGGCGTTACAAAGTGAATGTCATCGTGGACAACAGCGGCCTGCAAGGAGCCCCAGTCGTCCTGGAGCACCACCCCTCGTACACCAACCTGTTGGGGCGCATCGAACACGAAGTGGTCATGGGGGCCACCCGCACCGACCACACCCTGATCCGGGCTGGGGCCCTCCACCGCGCGGCCGGAGGGTATCTGGTGCTCCCCGCCCGGGATGTGCTCCTGCTCCCCTATGCCTGGGACGGGCTCAAACGCGCCTTGCGGGAAAGCAAAGTGCGCATCATCGAACTGGGGAGCGAACTGGGCCTGCTCAGCACCATCACCCTGGAACCCGAACCGCTGCCCCTGAACACCAAAGTCGTGCTCATCGGCACGCCCCTCCTCTACTATCTGCTGCAGCATTACGACGAGGATTTCGCCAAATTGTTCAAGGTGCGCGCCGAGTTCGCCGTGGACATGCCCCGCACCCCAGAGACCGAACGGGAATACGCCCTCTTCGCCAAAGCCGTGCAACAAACCCACGACCTGCCTCCGCTGGAGGCCGACGCCGTCGCCCGGCTCATCGAATACGGCGCGCGTCTGGCCGGTGATCAGGAAAAACTCTCCACCCGCTTTGGCCCCATCGCCGACCTCATTCGCGAGGCCGCCTACTGGGCCTCCCAGAACGGGCACACCACCATCACCGCCGCCGACATCCGCCGGGCCGAAGAAGAGCAAGTGTACCGGGCAAACTATCTGGAAGAGCGCTTCCGGGAAATGATCCACAACGGCACCCTGCACATCGTCACCGAGGGCAAAGCCACCGGGCAGATCAACGGCCTCTCGGTCATCCTTCTGGGCGATTACGCCTTTGGCCGGCCCACCCGCATCACGGCCACCGCGTACCCTGGCCGCGGCGAAGTGGTGAACATCGAACAGCAAGCCGAACTCAGCGGTCCCATCCACACCAAAGGCGTGCTCATCCTGGGCGGCTATCTGGGCCAGCAATACGGCCACCTGGGCCCCCTGAGCCTCACCGCGCGCCTCACTTTCGAGCAATCCTACGAAGGCGTCGAGGGCGACAGCGCCTCGGCCGCGGAACTCATCGCCCTGCTTTCGGCCATCGCCCAGGTGCCGCTGCGCCAGGACATCGCCATCACCAGCGCCATCGACCAGCACGGCAACATCCAGGCCATCGGCGGCGTGAACGAGAAAATCGAGGGCTTTTTCGCCGTCTGCCGGGAGCGCGGTCTGACCGGCACCCAGGGCGTGATCATCCCCCGCGCCAACCAGCGGCACCTTATGCTGCGCGATGAGGTCATCGACGCCGTGCGCCAGGGGAAATTCCACCTCTGGGCGGTGGACACGGTGGACGAGGCCATCGCCCTGTTGACCGGCATGGAGCCCGGCCAGCGCGGAGAGGACGGCACCTTCCCCGAGGGCACCTTCCACCACGCCGTGGAACAACGCTTAGAGGCCTTCGCGCAACTGCTCCGCCGCGGCGAAGAGGAAGACCACCGGGACGACGAAGCGAAAACCCGCCCCGCCTCCAAGGGGACCGATTCCGAAGGCGACGGCGACGGCCCGCCGGAACCCAACCCGCCCCACCGCTCGCCGGACCCCAAAGCCTGA
- a CDS encoding ABC transporter permease, producing the protein MTTSRTGTELSLTVVRPSHGWMHLNLGELWQYRELIGFFIWRDIKVRYKQTLLGAAWAIIQPVFTMVVFSLFFGKLAKVPSDNVPYPIFSYAALLPWQLFAKALNDASRSLVGGRNMLTKVYFPRLILPLASLLGGLVDFAIAFLVLLGMMWYYRVPLTPQAWTVLLFLPLALLTALGVGLWLAALNVLYRDVGYALPFLTQAWMFITPIVYSSTLVPEKWRMVYALNPMAGVINGFRWALLDTPTGPDASMAISIAVALVVLVSGVFFFRRMERMFADVV; encoded by the coding sequence ATGACGACGTCCCGAACGGGAACCGAGTTGTCGCTGACGGTCGTACGCCCCTCCCACGGTTGGATGCATCTCAACCTGGGCGAATTGTGGCAATATCGGGAGTTGATCGGCTTTTTTATCTGGCGTGACATCAAAGTGCGCTACAAGCAAACCCTATTGGGGGCGGCGTGGGCCATCATCCAGCCGGTGTTCACCATGGTGGTGTTTAGCCTTTTTTTCGGCAAACTGGCCAAAGTGCCTTCGGATAATGTGCCCTATCCTATCTTTTCCTACGCCGCCTTGCTCCCCTGGCAGTTGTTCGCCAAGGCGCTCAACGATGCCTCGCGTTCGCTGGTCGGCGGGCGCAACATGCTGACCAAAGTGTACTTCCCGCGGTTGATTTTGCCGTTGGCTTCCCTGTTGGGTGGGCTGGTGGATTTTGCCATTGCCTTTCTCGTGTTGTTGGGGATGATGTGGTATTATCGGGTGCCGCTCACGCCGCAGGCGTGGACGGTGCTTCTGTTTTTGCCCCTGGCTTTGCTTACGGCCCTGGGCGTTGGGTTATGGCTGGCGGCCCTCAATGTGCTTTACCGCGATGTGGGCTACGCCTTGCCTTTTCTCACCCAGGCGTGGATGTTCATCACCCCTATTGTCTACTCCTCCACCTTAGTGCCGGAGAAGTGGCGCATGGTGTATGCCCTCAATCCCATGGCCGGGGTGATTAACGGTTTCCGCTGGGCCTTGCTCGACACGCCCACCGGCCCCGATGCCTCCATGGCGATCTCCATCGCCGTGGCGCTAGTGGTATTGGTTAGTGGTGTGTTTTTCTTTCGACGCATGGAACGCATGTTTGCCGATGTGGTGTGA
- a CDS encoding GDP-L-fucose synthase, whose amino-acid sequence MTERANYWEGKRVVVTGGSGFLGSFVVEKLQERGAREIFVPRSRDYDLVQHEAVVRLLEDARPDVVIHLAAHVGGIGANRLHPAEFFYDNLMMGVQLMHESWKRGVQKFVAIGTVCAYPKYTPVPFKEDDLWNGYPEETNAPYGLAKKMLLVQAQAYRQQYGFNAIYLLPVNLYGPRDNFDLETSHVIPALIRKMIEAQERGEKQVVLWGDGSPTREFLYVEDAAEGIVLATERYDGPDPVNLGSGQEIAIKDLAELIAKLTGFEGEIVWDTTKPNGQPRRALDTSRAKKYFGWEAKTPFEEGLKRTIDWFRAHRHEIR is encoded by the coding sequence GTGACAGAACGAGCAAATTACTGGGAAGGCAAACGCGTGGTTGTGACGGGGGGCTCGGGTTTTCTGGGCTCCTTTGTCGTCGAGAAATTGCAGGAGCGTGGGGCCAGGGAGATCTTTGTGCCTCGGAGCAGGGATTACGATTTGGTGCAGCACGAAGCGGTGGTACGGTTGCTGGAAGATGCCAGACCGGATGTGGTGATCCACCTGGCCGCTCATGTGGGCGGCATCGGCGCCAATCGCCTGCACCCCGCCGAGTTCTTCTACGACAACCTGATGATGGGGGTGCAACTGATGCACGAATCCTGGAAGCGTGGGGTGCAGAAGTTCGTCGCCATCGGCACGGTATGCGCCTATCCCAAGTACACGCCGGTGCCTTTCAAAGAGGATGACCTTTGGAACGGTTACCCCGAAGAGACCAACGCGCCTTACGGGTTGGCCAAGAAAATGCTCCTGGTGCAGGCGCAGGCCTATCGCCAGCAGTATGGGTTTAACGCCATCTATCTGTTGCCGGTGAACCTGTACGGCCCGCGGGACAATTTCGACCTGGAGACCTCCCATGTGATTCCGGCGTTGATTCGGAAGATGATCGAGGCGCAAGAGCGGGGGGAGAAGCAGGTCGTCTTGTGGGGTGACGGCTCGCCGACGCGGGAGTTTTTGTATGTGGAAGACGCGGCGGAGGGCATTGTGTTGGCCACCGAACGCTACGATGGCCCGGACCCCGTCAACCTGGGCTCCGGCCAGGAGATCGCCATCAAAGACCTGGCCGAACTCATTGCAAAGTTGACCGGATTCGAAGGCGAAATCGTCTGGGACACCACCAAACCCAACGGCCAGCCGCGTCGGGCCCTGGACACTTCTCGCGCCAAGAAGTACTTTGGCTGGGAGGCCAAGACGCCCTTCGAAGAGGGCCTGAAGCGCACCATCGACTGGTTCCGCGCCCATCGCCACGAAATTCGCTGA
- a CDS encoding penicillin acylase family protein, with translation MRNRFEKAQVVIGSLLFGVALLAVFWVGLSRFAFPPTQGTLHLPGLDGPVTVYRDGYGIPHIYAATAHDLFFAQGYLHAQDRFWQMDTWRHIGRGRLAEMFGESQVETDAFLRTLGWERLAEQEFADLPAEDKAILQAYADGVNAYLKDHTGAALSLEYVVLGLTNPDYRPAPWRPTDTLVWAKVMAWDLRSNMKAEIQRAILLGTLTPEQVADLFPEYPFDRHPVIVPELSGQAHGTSAPVAAPDFVHLRPLFETVSQHFAAVDAWTGPTGAGVGSNNWVIAGSRTATGMPFLANDPHLSAQIPSIWYEVGLHCEQKTPDCLYELNGFSFAGAPGVVIGHNDRIAWGFTNVGSDVADLYIEKINPENPYQYEVNGQWVDMEVRREVLQVAGGEPVELEVRLTRHGPIISDTYGKLKDFAEKAGVEVPQHYAIALRWTALQPSRTIHAILAIDRAQNWEEFRQAVALFDVPAQNMVYADVEGHIGYQTPGLIPIRRQGHDGTLPVPGWTDDYEWQGFIPFDELPHVFDPPKGYIATANNAVVGPDYLYPITKDWDYGYRAQRIVDLIEAAPAPVDAAYIARMQMDNYDASAAFLVPLLQQVDLQDEHLRQRRALFDGWDFQMDMDSASAALYAAFWNHLLADTFRDELPEKYWPEGGSRWFEVVYRLVQRPDSPWWDDKNTPAVETRDDILRRAFAEAVDELEARFGPDPRRWAWGKMHTLTLRNQTLGKSGIAPIEALFNRGPYPTSGSGSIINATSWDARKGYEVSWLPSMRMIVDLSDLSRSLTIHTTGESGHAYHPHYVDMTDMWRLGQYHPMLWTRAQVEAAAETVLRLEP, from the coding sequence ATGAGAAACCGCTTTGAGAAAGCCCAAGTCGTGATCGGGAGTCTCCTTTTCGGGGTTGCTCTGCTCGCCGTCTTTTGGGTGGGCCTGAGCCGCTTTGCCTTCCCGCCCACCCAGGGTACCCTGCACCTGCCCGGCTTGGACGGCCCGGTGACGGTGTACCGGGACGGCTACGGCATCCCGCACATCTACGCCGCCACCGCCCATGACTTGTTCTTTGCCCAGGGCTACCTCCACGCCCAGGATCGCTTCTGGCAGATGGACACCTGGCGGCACATCGGCCGGGGGCGCCTGGCCGAGATGTTCGGCGAAAGCCAGGTGGAGACCGACGCCTTCCTGCGCACCCTGGGTTGGGAGCGTCTGGCCGAGCAGGAGTTCGCTGACCTGCCGGCCGAGGACAAGGCCATCCTGCAGGCCTACGCCGACGGGGTGAACGCCTACCTGAAAGACCACACCGGCGCGGCGCTGAGCCTGGAGTATGTGGTGCTGGGGTTGACCAACCCGGATTACCGCCCCGCGCCCTGGCGTCCCACGGACACCCTGGTCTGGGCCAAGGTGATGGCCTGGGATTTGCGCAGCAACATGAAGGCCGAGATCCAGCGGGCCATCCTGCTGGGGACCCTGACCCCTGAGCAGGTGGCCGACCTGTTCCCGGAGTATCCCTTCGACCGGCATCCGGTCATTGTGCCGGAACTCTCGGGGCAGGCTCACGGGACCTCTGCGCCGGTGGCCGCGCCCGATTTTGTCCACCTGCGCCCCTTGTTTGAAACCGTATCCCAACACTTCGCCGCCGTGGACGCCTGGACGGGCCCCACCGGCGCCGGGGTGGGTTCCAACAACTGGGTCATCGCCGGCAGCCGCACGGCCACGGGGATGCCCTTCCTGGCCAACGACCCCCACCTGAGCGCCCAGATCCCCTCTATCTGGTACGAGGTGGGCCTGCATTGCGAGCAGAAGACGCCCGACTGCCTGTATGAGTTGAATGGCTTCTCCTTTGCCGGCGCGCCGGGGGTGGTCATCGGCCACAACGACCGCATCGCCTGGGGCTTCACCAATGTGGGATCCGATGTGGCCGACCTGTACATTGAGAAGATCAACCCCGAGAACCCGTACCAGTACGAGGTCAACGGGCAGTGGGTGGATATGGAAGTGCGCCGCGAGGTGCTCCAGGTGGCCGGAGGGGAGCCGGTGGAGTTAGAGGTGCGCCTCACCCGCCACGGCCCCATCATCAGCGACACCTACGGCAAACTGAAGGACTTCGCCGAGAAGGCCGGGGTGGAGGTGCCGCAGCACTACGCCATCGCCCTGAGGTGGACCGCCCTGCAGCCTTCCCGCACCATCCACGCCATCCTGGCCATAGACCGGGCACAGAACTGGGAGGAGTTCCGGCAGGCCGTGGCGTTGTTCGATGTCCCGGCGCAGAACATGGTGTACGCTGATGTGGAGGGACACATCGGCTACCAAACGCCGGGCCTCATCCCCATCCGCCGCCAGGGCCACGACGGCACCCTGCCGGTGCCGGGCTGGACGGACGATTACGAGTGGCAGGGCTTCATCCCCTTCGACGAACTCCCCCATGTGTTCGACCCGCCCAAGGGCTACATCGCCACGGCCAACAACGCTGTGGTCGGCCCGGATTACCTCTACCCGATCACGAAAGACTGGGACTACGGCTATCGGGCGCAGCGCATCGTGGACCTCATCGAGGCGGCCCCAGCCCCTGTCGACGCGGCCTACATCGCCCGGATGCAGATGGACAACTACGACGCCAGCGCCGCCTTCCTGGTACCCCTGCTACAACAGGTGGATTTACAAGATGAGCACCTGCGCCAACGCCGGGCCCTGTTCGACGGCTGGGACTTCCAGATGGACATGGATTCGGCTTCGGCAGCCCTGTATGCCGCCTTCTGGAATCACCTGCTGGCCGACACCTTCCGCGACGAGCTGCCGGAGAAGTACTGGCCGGAGGGCGGCAGCCGTTGGTTCGAGGTGGTGTACCGCCTGGTGCAGCGCCCCGACAGTCCCTGGTGGGACGACAAGAACACGCCCGCCGTGGAGACGCGCGACGATATCCTCCGGCGGGCCTTTGCCGAGGCCGTGGACGAACTGGAAGCCCGCTTCGGCCCGGACCCCCGACGCTGGGCCTGGGGGAAGATGCACACCCTGACCCTGCGCAACCAGACCCTGGGCAAGTCGGGGATCGCGCCCATCGAGGCCCTCTTCAACCGGGGGCCGTACCCCACCTCGGGCAGCGGCAGCATCATCAACGCCACCAGTTGGGATGCCCGCAAGGGCTACGAGGTCTCCTGGCTGCCTTCCATGCGCATGATCGTGGATTTGAGCGACCTGAGCCGTTCGCTGACCATTCACACCACGGGCGAATCAGGTCACGCCTACCACCCCCACTATGTGGATATGACGGACATGTGGCGTTTGGGGCAGTATCACCCCATGCTGTGGACGCGCGCGCAGGTGGAGGCCGCGGCGGAAACGGTGTTGCGCCTGGAGCCGTGA
- a CDS encoding holo-ACP synthase: MNLRTGVDLVSLPRFARALERHGERLLVRVFTPAEVALCAGKVASLAARFAAKEAVVKALGTGIGPVSWREVEVLRGEDGAPVLRLHGEAARRAAALGLTRWSLSLSHTREMAVAFVVALGEG; this comes from the coding sequence GTGAACCTGCGCACTGGCGTGGACCTGGTCTCGTTGCCGCGTTTTGCCCGTGCCTTAGAGCGTCACGGCGAGCGGTTGCTGGTGCGGGTGTTCACCCCGGCCGAGGTGGCCCTGTGCGCGGGGAAGGTGGCTTCGCTGGCCGCCCGCTTCGCCGCCAAGGAGGCGGTGGTCAAGGCCCTGGGCACGGGTATCGGCCCGGTGTCCTGGCGCGAGGTGGAGGTGCTGCGGGGGGAGGACGGCGCCCCTGTGCTGCGGCTGCACGGCGAGGCGGCCCGACGGGCGGCGGCTTTGGGCCTCACCCGCTGGTCCCTCAGCCTGAGTCACACCCGCGAGATGGCCGTGGCCTTCGTCGTGGCCCTGGGGGAGGGATAG
- a CDS encoding CPBP family intramembrane metalloprotease: MTPTWKTRLAQVFVNPEEGRLRAGWRLLAFVLLFGALQLLTGVALSLVLRQGFPAWLNALTVGEALTALPLTASVVLARRWFDRRSFASLGLTWDRRAGHDLLFGVGLTGLLMGLIFLAEGAFGWLHLRGFAWDTMTAGQVLGMLANALLLWVLVAWNEELLFRGYLLTNLRDGMGTTWAVVLSSLLFAAAHVGNPHMGWPALLGLVLAGFFLADGWLTTGRLWLPLGLHLGWNLFEGTVFGFPVSGLTLPPLLVTDIHGPDLVTGGAFGPEAGLIIVPALALGTWLMHRRARRGRSAAA, encoded by the coding sequence ATGACCCCCACCTGGAAAACCCGTCTGGCACAGGTGTTCGTCAACCCCGAGGAAGGCCGCTTGCGTGCCGGCTGGCGGCTGCTGGCCTTCGTCTTGCTGTTCGGAGCGCTTCAACTGCTCACCGGTGTGGCGCTCAGCCTGGTCCTCAGGCAAGGCTTCCCCGCATGGCTGAACGCCCTGACGGTGGGCGAAGCCCTCACGGCCCTCCCCCTGACCGCCAGCGTGGTCCTCGCCCGGCGCTGGTTCGACCGCCGCTCCTTCGCTTCCTTGGGCCTGACTTGGGACCGCCGTGCCGGGCACGACCTGCTCTTCGGCGTGGGGCTGACCGGCCTGCTCATGGGGCTCATCTTCCTCGCCGAGGGGGCCTTCGGCTGGTTGCACCTCCGCGGCTTCGCCTGGGACACTATGACCGCGGGCCAGGTCCTCGGCATGTTGGCCAACGCCCTCCTCTTGTGGGTCCTGGTGGCCTGGAATGAAGAACTGCTCTTCCGGGGATATCTGCTGACCAACCTGCGCGACGGGATGGGCACCACTTGGGCGGTGGTGCTCTCCTCGCTGCTCTTCGCTGCGGCTCATGTCGGCAACCCGCACATGGGCTGGCCAGCCCTGCTGGGGCTGGTGCTGGCGGGGTTCTTCCTGGCCGATGGCTGGCTGACCACCGGGCGCCTGTGGCTGCCCCTGGGGCTACACCTGGGCTGGAACCTGTTCGAGGGGACGGTCTTTGGGTTCCCCGTCAGTGGGCTGACCCTGCCCCCCCTCCTGGTGACGGACATCCACGGCCCCGACCTGGTCACCGGCGGCGCCTTCGGCCCCGAAGCCGGGTTGATTATCGTGCCCGCCCTGGCCCTCGGGACCTGGCTGATGCACCGCCGCGCCAGGCGGGGGCGCAGCGCCGCCGCGTAG
- a CDS encoding NAD(P)-dependent oxidoreductase — protein sequence MEKGHLLITGGAGYIGSLLTGVLLRRGYRVTVVDQLLFGAESLLAYHGHPRFTLVQADVVEPRALLQAVRRQPPVQAVIHLAAIVGFPACQAVGRTVAWRYNVEAVRRAFEQANTLGAQRFLFASTYSVYGYAEKGHPVREDSPLHPQSLYAETKVAAEEFLLGQTDAPAAPVIFRLATLYGLSPRTRFDLIINQFVLEAFTRRKLLIYQRGYSRSFVHIRDAVEGLLLGLTAPEEKVRGQVFNLGTEQGNLTKDQIVALILQRIPETVVEYKDLTFGGDMRDVTAAFDKIQRVLGFKARRDVVGGIREVHRALKEGWFKNPWDERYRNAQFIVQ from the coding sequence ATGGAGAAGGGGCATCTGCTGATCACCGGAGGGGCCGGTTATATCGGCTCCCTGCTCACCGGCGTCTTGCTGCGCCGGGGGTATCGAGTGACCGTGGTGGATCAACTGCTCTTTGGCGCCGAGTCTTTGCTGGCCTATCACGGTCATCCGCGTTTCACTCTGGTTCAGGCCGATGTGGTCGAGCCGCGGGCCTTGCTGCAGGCGGTGCGTCGTCAGCCCCCTGTGCAGGCGGTGATTCATCTGGCCGCCATCGTGGGCTTCCCGGCCTGTCAGGCGGTTGGGCGCACGGTGGCGTGGCGGTACAATGTGGAGGCGGTGCGTCGGGCTTTCGAACAGGCCAACACATTGGGGGCGCAGCGTTTCCTTTTTGCCTCGACCTACAGCGTGTACGGTTACGCTGAGAAGGGCCACCCCGTGCGGGAGGACAGTCCTTTACATCCGCAGTCCCTGTACGCGGAGACCAAGGTGGCCGCTGAGGAGTTCCTGCTGGGGCAAACCGATGCCCCCGCCGCGCCGGTGATCTTTCGCCTGGCGACGCTTTACGGCCTGTCTCCCCGCACCCGGTTTGATCTCATTATCAACCAGTTCGTGCTGGAAGCCTTCACCCGTCGCAAGTTGTTGATCTATCAGCGTGGTTATTCCCGTTCCTTCGTCCATATTCGCGACGCGGTGGAAGGATTGCTTTTGGGCTTGACGGCCCCCGAGGAGAAGGTGCGTGGACAGGTGTTCAACCTGGGCACCGAGCAGGGAAACCTGACTAAGGATCAGATCGTGGCCCTGATCCTCCAGCGTATCCCCGAAACGGTCGTGGAGTACAAGGACCTGACTTTTGGCGGCGATATGCGGGATGTTACGGCGGCTTTTGATAAAATTCAGCGGGTGCTGGGCTTTAAGGCGCGCCGGGATGTTGTGGGTGGTATTCGCGAGGTGCATCGCGCCCTCAAGGAAGGCTGGTTCAAGAATCCCTGGGATGAGCGTTACCGAAATGCGCAATTTATCGTACAATAG